In a single window of the Pongo abelii isolate AG06213 chromosome 1, NHGRI_mPonAbe1-v2.0_pri, whole genome shotgun sequence genome:
- the KNCN gene encoding kinocilin: protein MDIPISSRDFRCLQLACVALGLVAGSIIIGISVSKAAAAMGGVFIGAAVLGFLILAYPFLKARFNLDHILPTIGSLRIHPHPGPDHGEGRSSTNGNKEGARSSLSTVSRTLENLKPGTQRAEEC from the exons ATGGACATCCCCATCAGCAGCAGAGACTTCCGCTGCCTGCAGCTGGCCTGCGTGGCTCTCGGGCTGGTGGCTGGCAGCATCATTATCGGCATCTCCGTATCCAAGGCTGCAGCTGCCATGGGCGGTGTCTTTATTGGCGCTGCTGTTCTGG GGTTCCTCATCTTGGCCTACCCCTTTCTGAAGGCTCGGTTCAACCTGGACCACATCCTGCCTACCATAG GGAGCCTAAGAATCCATCCCCATCCAGGGCCAGACCACGGGGAAGGAAGATCCAGCACCAACGGCAACAAGGAAG GAGCCCGCAGCAGCCTGTCCACCGTGAGCAGGACCCTGGAGAACCTGAAGCCGGGGACCCAGCGGGCTGAGGAATGCTGA